In Risungbinella massiliensis, the genomic stretch TGGAGATAACCTCGATGGGTTTGTGCTGCATTCCATAGTTCTTCCATTCCACGATTCTGAGAAGCAACTGTCCGAATAATCGGGGGCGTCCAATCTTTTTTTCGTGAGATCCGTAAAACATCTTGTAGCTCTGCTACTAGTCGGTCAGCAAAAGGTTGATCTGCTTTGTTTACTACCAAAATATCCGCGATCTCCATCACACCTGCTTTGGCGATTTGGACACCATCCCCCGCTCCAGGCGGAAGTACCAACATCACGGTATCGGCATTATGGACAATCTCCAATTCCGCCTGTCCTACCCCGACCGTCTCCAAAAAAAGCACATCATAACCTGCTACATCAAGCAGATGGGCCACTTCATGCGTTGCCAGAGAAAGACCACCCATTACACCACGATTGCTTAGACTACGCATCCATACTCCATGGTCCGTCGCATGGCGATTCATCCGTACTCGATCTCCTAACAATGCTCCACCAGTAAAAGGACTACTAGGATCTACGGCAATGATTCCTACTGTAAGTCCTAGGCTTCGTAAATACGTAGTCCATGCTGAGATCAATGTACTTTTCCCTGCTCCTGGAGGACCTGTTATGCCAATACGATGCGCTTTCCCTACTAAGGGATAGATATGGCGCAAAATCTCATTTCTCTCAAGACTTGTTCCTTCTAGTAAAGTAATCAGCTTGGCAATCGATTTTCGGTCTTTTTGCTGTAATCGAACTAGCCAGTCTTTTGGAAGCATAGGACTATTCTTTCAAGAGATACTTCGCGATTACAACGCGCTGAATCTCATTGGTTCCTTCATAGATCTGTGTAATTTTGGCATCCCTCATCATACGTTCTACTGGATACTCACGCGTATAGCCATATCCTCCAAAAATTTGTACTGCCTCGGTAGTAACTTTCATCGCAGTATCAGAAGCAAATAACTTCGCCATCGCAGAAGCTTTGCCATATGGAAGCTGTTGACCCTCTAACCAAGCTGCTTGATAAGTAAGAAGACGAGCTGCTTCGATCTGTGTCGACATATCTGCCAATTTGAACTGAATCGCTTGTAAATCAGCGATTGGTTTTCCAAATTGTTTTCTCTCTTTAGCATAGGCAAGTGCTGTATCCAAAGCCCCTTGAGCAATTCCAACTGCTTGAGCAGCAATACCATTTCTACCACCATCTAAGGTTTTCATGGCAATGGCAAATCCTTCTCCTTCTTGCCCTAGGAGCTGGCTAGCTGGTATGCGGCAGTTTTCCATCACAATTTCGAGGGTTGGGGAGGAACGAATACCCAGCTTCTTCTCTTTCTTGCCAAAGGAAAAACCAGGTGTTCCTTTCTCCACAATAAAAGCACTGATACCACGATGTTTCGCTGCTGGATCTGTCACGGCAAAGACAATGTAGATCTCTGCTTCCCCACCATTGGTAATGAAAATTTTGCTACCATTCAGAACATACTCATCTCCATCTCGAACGGCAGTCGTTTTCATCGCTGCGGCATCCGTACCAGATCCCGGTTCCGTCAGACCATAAGCACCCAGTTTTGTGCCTTCTGCCAGTGGACGCAAGAAGCGCTGCTTTTGTTCGTCATTGCCATAGGCATAAAGCGGCCAGCTAGCTAACGAGATGTGAGCAGAAAGGGTAACTCCTGTTGACGCACAGACACGGGATAACTCTTCGACTGCGATTACATAACTGAGAAAGTCGGCTCCTACCCCACCAACTTCTTCCCCCCAAGGAATCCCCGTCAGGCCTAGCTCTCCCATCTGATCATAGATCGCACGATCAAAACGCTCCTCTTCATCCCGCTCGGCAGCAGTAGGAGCTACCTCATGAAGCGCAAAATCGCGAACCATCTTTCGCATCATTTCATGTTCTTCACTCAGACGAAATTGCATCTAATGTAAGCTCCCTTCCCATTAACAACTAATTAATATCAATAGAGATATGTCACCAATCTACGAAATAAGCTCTTTGGCAATAACCAATCTCTGAATTTCATTGGTTCCTTCATAGATCTGCGTTACTTTGGCATCACGGAAATATCTCTCAACGGGAATCTCCTTTGTATACCCCATACCACCACAGACCTGAATTGCCTCCGTTGTCACTTCCATCGCTACATCTGTTGCAAACTGTTTGGCCATGGAAGCTTCTTTTTTACAAGGAGCATTCAGCTGTTTCTTTTCTGCGGCAGAATAAACTAACAAACGTGCCGCTTCAATCTTGGTTGCCATCTCCGCTAATTTGAACTGGATCGCTTGTTGCTCTCCAATGGGTTTTCCAAACTGTTTCCGCTCCTTGGAAAATGCAAGCGCATACTCAAATGCAGCTTGGGC encodes the following:
- a CDS encoding acyl-CoA dehydrogenase, with protein sequence MQFRLSEEHEMMRKMVRDFALHEVAPTAAERDEEERFDRAIYDQMGELGLTGIPWGEEVGGVGADFLSYVIAVEELSRVCASTGVTLSAHISLASWPLYAYGNDEQKQRFLRPLAEGTKLGAYGLTEPGSGTDAAAMKTTAVRDGDEYVLNGSKIFITNGGEAEIYIVFAVTDPAAKHRGISAFIVEKGTPGFSFGKKEKKLGIRSSPTLEIVMENCRIPASQLLGQEGEGFAIAMKTLDGGRNGIAAQAVGIAQGALDTALAYAKERKQFGKPIADLQAIQFKLADMSTQIEAARLLTYQAAWLEGQQLPYGKASAMAKLFASDTAMKVTTEAVQIFGGYGYTREYPVERMMRDAKITQIYEGTNEIQRVVIAKYLLKE
- the meaB gene encoding methylmalonyl Co-A mutase-associated GTPase MeaB; this encodes MLPKDWLVRLQQKDRKSIAKLITLLEGTSLERNEILRHIYPLVGKAHRIGITGPPGAGKSTLISAWTTYLRSLGLTVGIIAVDPSSPFTGGALLGDRVRMNRHATDHGVWMRSLSNRGVMGGLSLATHEVAHLLDVAGYDVLFLETVGVGQAELEIVHNADTVMLVLPPGAGDGVQIAKAGVMEIADILVVNKADQPFADRLVAELQDVLRISRKKDWTPPIIRTVASQNRGMEELWNAAQTHRGYLQEPKRASKKAENRLIQEVSLYLHQQIRLLVEEELAKPIRRQQMKQIIQTKSSPQDLIDKWWAEGFLSYKPNTDPHSQKGGKT